The stretch of DNA AAAAACAAATTCATCCATCTTTTCAGTATAAATAAAAACCTTTAATTCAATCTAAAACAAAATTAAATGAATATTTTACTAAGTATTTTGGGTGTTCTTGCTGCAGTAATTGTTTTGCTGCTGATTATAGCTTTGTTTTCAAAGAAAAGCTATACTGTAGAACGAGAAATCATTATAAACCGACCCAATGAAGAGGTTTTCAGTTACATTAAACACCTAAAGAATCAGGATAATTATAGTAAATGGGTAATGACAGACCCTGACATGAAAAAGACATTTACCGGTAATGACGGTAGCATAGGCTTTGTTTATGCCTGGGAAGAGAATAAAAAGGCAGGGAAAGGTGAGCAGGAAATTATGGGTATAAAGCCCAACGAACGCATTGATGTAGAAGTACGTTTTGAAAAGCCTTTTGCAGGTATTGCAAGTGTGCCATTTAGTACTGAAAGAGTTTCTGAGTACCAAACCAGACTTCGTTGGGGCATGACAAGCCAAATGAATTACCCGATGAACCTCATGTTATTATTGATGAATGTAGATAAAATGCTTGGTAACGATATGCAGCAGAGTTTGGTAAAATTGAAGGGTATTTTAGAAGCCTAGTCGCTTTTTATTATTAATGAACAATTTTTTTGCTCCCTAGAAACAAAACTTTTAGATTGTGTTTAGCCCTTAATAGGGCTATTTCACAATGTAAACAATACATTGTACTAACTTGAATTAATGAGTTATTATGGTATTAGTAGCGAGTTATACGATAAAATAAATCAAAAAAAGCCTAATAGTGCAATAAATGCAGTTTGATGAATTATTTTCTCCCGCCGCTGTCAGCGGGACTCACTTTTTTTCTTCAGCAAAAAAAAGTAAGCAAAAAATGCCGTCGCTGCGTACAGTTCTCCGACAGTTAGTGCGAGTATTTAAATCATCTCTTCCGAACTGTACGAGGCGATTTTGACTTATATGATAATTTATGCTTTAAATTCACATATGTGAAATCAAATCGCACAACGGGTATTAGTAATACTACAATTTTACCAAGCACAGCATTTATTAACCCTCCAACAGATTGTGTAATAGCATCAAATAGAGTGTTTAATGTTCCAAGAGAACAGACCAGAATTTCAGTTGGTGGTAACATTTGATGAAGTAGGGGATAAAACAAAAGTAGTTTTCCAAATGATTTTTAATACTCCAAATGAATGCAATAAAGTAAAGGTTATTGCTATTGATGCCAATGAAGAAAACTTCGATAAATTAGAAGAGGAATTAAAGAAAATGGTTTAACATTCAACGATGAGTTTTAATTTCGCATAAGTTGGAGTATATTCCGGTTTAGCAATTACCATTTTATAAATGACATTTTACATAACTGCCTTATTATTGGGTTTAAGTCTCTCTGCCATCGCCATGGGGATTTTTATTTCCATGAAGATCTTTAACATACCTGACATTACAACCGATGGAAGTTATACACTTGGGGCTGTTATTACAGCAATTTGCTTGAGTAACGGCTATTCGATTATTGTTACTTATTTATTGGCCGTTGCCGGAGGTGCATTGGCCGGAAGCATTTCAGGGTTTATTCATACCCGTTTAAAAGTAAATGCTTTATTAGCTGGAATATTAGTTATGACAGCTTTATATTCTATCAACCTTAGCATATTAGGCCGCTCTAACTTACCATTATTATCTGTTAGCAACATTTTTCAGGTTTTTTCATTTAGTGCTGATATGGATATCAACAGTTTTATAGTGCTATTGATCATCATTGGTATTTTATGGTGTGGATTATCATTATTGCTGAAAACTGATTTTGGATTAGCCATGCGAGCAACAGGAAATAGTGAGGCAATGATCCGGGCGTTAGGCGTAAATACTAACCGAATGAAAATTATTGGCTTAGCGATTTCCAATGGATTAGTGGCAACGGCAGGTTTCTTGGTAGCTCAATACCAGGGTTTTGCCGATATTAATATGGGAATAGGTATTGTAATTGTGGGCCTAGGCTCTGTAATGATAGGTGAAACGTTAAACAATTGGCTAGCTATCCGGAGTGTATGGTTGCAAGTTTTATTGGTTGTTATGGGAGCAGTGGTATTTCAACTGGTATTAGCCTTTACGTTATCGTTGGGTGTTGATCCAAACTTGCTAAAATTGTTTACAGCAGTTTTTGTATTGATAATTGTAAGTATTCCTCAACTCCGACTCCGCAAAGAATAATGATAAACGTAAATAATGTTTCCAAGAGCTTTAATAAAGGTAACGCAAATGAAGTTAAAGCGTTAACGAATGTTGATTTAGCTATAAACGCTGGAGAGTATGTGGTAGTAGTTGGCGCCAATGGTTCAGGTAAATCTACCTTTTTGAATTTAATTGCAGGGAGTACTTTACCTAC from Solitalea canadensis DSM 3403 encodes:
- a CDS encoding SRPBCC family protein, producing the protein MNILLSILGVLAAVIVLLLIIALFSKKSYTVEREIIINRPNEEVFSYIKHLKNQDNYSKWVMTDPDMKKTFTGNDGSIGFVYAWEENKKAGKGEQEIMGIKPNERIDVEVRFEKPFAGIASVPFSTERVSEYQTRLRWGMTSQMNYPMNLMLLLMNVDKMLGNDMQQSLVKLKGILEA
- a CDS encoding SRPBCC family protein, with the translated sequence MFQENRPEFQLVVTFDEVGDKTKVVFQMIFNTPNECNKVKVIAIDANEENFDKLEEELKKMV
- a CDS encoding ABC transporter permease; the encoded protein is MTFYITALLLGLSLSAIAMGIFISMKIFNIPDITTDGSYTLGAVITAICLSNGYSIIVTYLLAVAGGALAGSISGFIHTRLKVNALLAGILVMTALYSINLSILGRSNLPLLSVSNIFQVFSFSADMDINSFIVLLIIIGILWCGLSLLLKTDFGLAMRATGNSEAMIRALGVNTNRMKIIGLAISNGLVATAGFLVAQYQGFADINMGIGIVIVGLGSVMIGETLNNWLAIRSVWLQVLLVVMGAVVFQLVLAFTLSLGVDPNLLKLFTAVFVLIIVSIPQLRLRKE